In Mangifera indica cultivar Alphonso chromosome 1, CATAS_Mindica_2.1, whole genome shotgun sequence, a single genomic region encodes these proteins:
- the LOC123210222 gene encoding probable pectinesterase/pectinesterase inhibitor 51 translates to MATKRPQKKPKSKYLLLLLMGSLLLTLSLFSLFIFFSLSSASHRKHFPKPIQSPQDIPQIALACKATRDPVTCQSSLSQSNQVPTNPTPSQIIQAAVWVSSENLKTAVVKVQSILDSSADNQNRSNAAKNCLELLGYSGHRAQSAYDALPLGKIKDARAWYSASLTYQYDSWSALKYVNDTKLVGETMSFLNSLIRLTSNALSMMMSFDNFGDDFNTWRAPETERTGFWEKDGAGAVQPGFKGGFPWNLTVDVTVCKDGSCNYKTVQDAVNAAPDNVMTRKFVINIKAGVYEEIVRVAFRKKNVVFLGDGMGKTVISGSLNTGLMGITTFNTATVGVLGDGFMASGVTFQNIAGPNSHQAVAFRSDSDLSIVENCEFLGNQDTLYAHSLRQFYKNCRIQGNVDFIFGNSPAFFQDCHILVAPRQVKPEKGETNAVTAHGRTDPAQSTGFVFQNCLINGTEDYMRLFLSKPKVHRTYLGRPWKEFSRTVFIHCTLEALIQPAGWLPWNGNFALQTLYYGEFENSGPGSNTSKRVPWSSQIPAEHVNTYSVQNFIQGNEWISASS, encoded by the exons ATGGCCACCAAACGGCCTCAAAAGAAACCCAAATCCAAATATCTCCTCCTTCTCCTCATGGGTTCTCTTCTTCTCAccctctctctcttctctctatTTATCTTCTTCTCCCTTTCCTCTGCCTCACACCGCAAACACTTCCCAAAACCCATCCAATCCCCGCAAGACATCCCGCAAATCGCCCTCGCCTGCAAGGCTACACGTGACCCCGTCACGTGCCAATCTTCCCTCTCGCAATCTAACCAAGTCCCCACCAACCCCACGCCATCACAAATAATCCAAGCCGCCGTGTGGGTTTCCTCCGAGAACCTCAAAACCGCCGTTGTTAAAGTTCAGTCCATCCTGGACTCGTCCGCAGACAATCAGAACCGTTCCAATGCGGCGAAGAATTGTTTAGAGCTGCTCGGGTATTCGGGGCACCGGGCCCAATCAGCATACGACGCGCTGCCACTTGGCAAAATTAAGGACGCGCGTGCGTGGTATAGTGCTTCTTTGACATACCAGTACGACTCCTGGTCGGCGTTGAAGTACGTTAACGACACGAAGTTAGTGGGCGAAACAATGTCGTTCTTGAACTCATTGATACGTTTGACGAGTAACGCGTTGAGCATGATGATGTCGTTCGATAACTTCGGGGACGATTTCAACACGTGGCGGGCACCCGAGACAGAGCGGACCGGCTTCTGGGAGAAGGACGGGGCGGGCGCGGTCCAGCCGGGGTTTAAAGGTGGGTTTCCGTGGAATTTAACGGTGGACGTGACGGTGTGTAAGGATGGGAGCTGTAACTACAAGACGGTTCAGGACGCCGTTAACGCCGCGCCGGATAATGTGATGACACGTAAGTTCGTTATTAACATAAAGGCGGGAGTTTACGAGGAGATCGTCAGGGTGGCTTTCAGGAAAAAGAATGTTGTGTTCTTAGGAGACGGCATGGGTAAAACGGTAATTTCGGGATCTTTGAATACGGGCCTGATGGGAATTACGACATTTAATACTGCGACTGTTG GAGTTCTTGGTGATGGGTTTATGGCCAGTGGCGTCACATTCCAGAACATAGCAGGTCCAAATTCTCACCAAGCAGTTGCATTCAGATCGGACAGTGATCTATCCATTGTTGAGAACTGTGAATTCCTGGGCAATCAAGACACTCTCTATGCTCACTCCCTCCGCCAATTCTACAAAAATTGTCGAATCCAGGGCAATGTGGACTTCATTTTCGGAAATTCTCCTGCATTTTTCCAGGATTGTCACATCTTAGTTGCTCCGAGACAAGTCAAACCAGAAAAAGGCGAGACCAATGCCGTGACAGCTCATGGCAGAACTGACCCTGCTCAATCAACAGGTTTCGTTTTCCAGAACTGTCTGATCAATGGCACCGAAGATTACATGAGGCTTTTTCTCAGTAAGCCTAAAGTGCACAGGACTTACCTTGGACGACCATGGAAAGAATTCTCAAGGACAGTTTTCATTCACTGTACCTTAGAAGCACTTATACAACCAGCTGGCTGGTTACCTTGGAATGGAAACTTTGCTCTGCAAACACTATACTATGGAGAGTTTGAGAATTCTGGACCCGGATCCAATACTTCTAAAAGAGTTCCATGGAGTAGCCAGATTCCTGCGGAGCATGTCAATACATATTCTGTACAGAATTTTATTCAAGGGAATGAATGGATTTCAGCATCTTCTTGA
- the LOC123196628 gene encoding probable 39S ribosomal protein L17, mitochondrial isoform X3 translates to MTKFRKLNRPTGHGMSMLRTMVSQLVKHERIETTVSKGSLCAARRAAAFLRGDDIEKVDIQDYFELVYELVMQLQWPILSLLAEKMSLGSQNRQPHNHHQELP, encoded by the exons ATGACGAAATTTCGGAAGCTTAATAGACCCACCGGTCACGGAATGTCGATGCTCAG AACGATGGTGTCACAGTTGGTGAAACACGAGCGGATCGAAACCACTGTCTCTAAA GGTTCTCTGTGTGCTGCGAGACGTGCTGCGGCATTTCTGCGAGGGGATGAT ATAGAGAAGGTGGATATACAAGACTACTTCGAACTCGTATACGAGTTGGTGATGCAGCTCCAATGGCCTATATTGa GTTTGTTGGCAGAGAAAATGAGCTTAGGCAGTCAAAACCGCCAACCCCACAACCACCACCAAGAGCTCCCTTAG
- the LOC123196628 gene encoding 50S ribosomal protein L17-like isoform X1, whose product MTKFRKLNRPTGHGMSMLRTMVSQLVKHERIETTVSKAKEIRCLADNMVQLGKEGSLCAARRAAAFLRGDDIEKVDIQDYFELVYELVMQLQWPILSLLAEKMSLGSQNRQPHNHHQELP is encoded by the exons ATGACGAAATTTCGGAAGCTTAATAGACCCACCGGTCACGGAATGTCGATGCTCAG AACGATGGTGTCACAGTTGGTGAAACACGAGCGGATCGAAACCACTGTCTCTAAA GCAAAAGAAATTAGGTGTCTTGCTGATAATATGGTACAGCTTGGTAAAGAG GGTTCTCTGTGTGCTGCGAGACGTGCTGCGGCATTTCTGCGAGGGGATGAT ATAGAGAAGGTGGATATACAAGACTACTTCGAACTCGTATACGAGTTGGTGATGCAGCTCCAATGGCCTATATTGa GTTTGTTGGCAGAGAAAATGAGCTTAGGCAGTCAAAACCGCCAACCCCACAACCACCACCAAGAGCTCCCTTAG
- the LOC123196628 gene encoding 50S ribosomal protein L17-like isoform X2 produces the protein MIDREGGYTRLLRTRIRVGDAAPMAYIEFVGRENELRQSKPPTPQPPPRAPLDPWTRSRLSKQFASPKEEKVSSLRYDTLLNETLSRCQSHVLQSLRNIIRKLISCSK, from the exons ATGAT AGATAGAGAAGGTGGATATACAAGACTACTTCGAACTCGTATACGAGTTGGTGATGCAGCTCCAATGGCCTATATTGa GTTTGTTGGCAGAGAAAATGAGCTTAGGCAGTCAAAACCGCCAACCCCACAACCACCACCAAGAGCTCCCTTAGATCCCTGGACTAGATCCCGGCTCAGCAAGCAGTTTGCCTCCCCAAAAGAGGAAAAAGTCTCGAGTTTGAGATATGATACATTGTTAAATGAAACTTTGTCAAGGTGTCAATCTCATGTTCTGCAGTCATTGCgcaatattattagaaaattaataagttGCTCAAAATAA